The proteins below come from a single Prolixibacter sp. NT017 genomic window:
- a CDS encoding alpha-N-acetylglucosaminidase — protein MVNKSFPVKKRLLRVLLFLAIISGTSGCKKDTPTQRDLSPAEALIKRVIPKYASDFIAETKASKGEEDWFEIQSKNDKIVLRGNNDGSVASALYYYLKNYCHCQVTWNGTNLNLPAKLPKVEGTIHKDTPYEYRYYLNYCTFNYSMSWWNWARWEKEIDWMALHGINMPLAITGEAYVWDEVYRSYGFTDEDLNPFFSGPAYFSWFWMGNLDGWDGPLPMSWKESHHDLQKKILQRERELGMKPVLPAFTGHVPASFKKHFPHAKLKRTNWGNGFGDTYILNANDPLFAEIGKEFLEAQQKIYGTNHLYSADTFNENEPPSDKPQYLSELSSKVFEGMKEADPDAVWVMQGWLFYSHRQFWKAPQIKALLEAVPNNKMIILDLAAEIEPVWKRTHAFYGKQWIWNMLHNFGGNISMFGRIENVATHPAEALNDTTSGQMKGIGLTMEGIEQNPVLYELMMDNTWRNTPIDLQYWLKSYIRNRYGETNAELENAWNILVKTVYNGKVIRDGAESIIVARPTFAGYRRWARTKLNYAPEDLLPAWDLFVKQIPECKNSDGFRYDLVDVTRQVLANFALPVQQQMALAYRHNDKQSFRKYSIQFLDLIDDMDRLLATRKDFLLGPWLADARSCGQTPEEKALYEKNARDLITLWGDDNSPLHEYSNRQWSGLLSDFYKPRWIQFIDSVTKNWGHFDQKKFDDDIKQWEWNWVQSHKDFPTEAQGNATQVVKELYKKYRAQIIPLTKIQPKIDYNY, from the coding sequence ATGGTTAACAAATCTTTTCCTGTAAAAAAACGGCTGTTACGTGTTTTGCTGTTTCTTGCAATTATTAGCGGAACATCAGGATGTAAAAAAGATACTCCGACACAACGTGATTTGTCGCCTGCAGAAGCACTTATCAAGCGCGTTATTCCGAAATATGCTTCCGATTTCATTGCTGAAACGAAGGCGTCAAAAGGTGAAGAAGATTGGTTTGAAATTCAATCAAAAAACGATAAAATCGTTTTGCGGGGCAATAACGATGGTTCTGTCGCTTCTGCTCTTTATTATTACCTGAAGAATTATTGTCATTGCCAGGTAACCTGGAACGGGACCAACCTAAACTTGCCCGCTAAGTTGCCGAAGGTTGAAGGAACTATCCATAAGGATACGCCTTACGAGTACCGGTATTATTTGAACTATTGTACGTTCAATTACAGTATGAGCTGGTGGAACTGGGCTCGATGGGAAAAAGAGATCGACTGGATGGCTTTGCACGGAATCAACATGCCGTTGGCAATAACCGGCGAAGCCTATGTTTGGGACGAAGTTTATCGTTCGTATGGATTTACCGATGAAGATTTGAATCCGTTTTTTAGTGGGCCGGCCTATTTTTCTTGGTTCTGGATGGGCAACCTCGATGGCTGGGACGGACCATTACCCATGAGCTGGAAAGAAAGTCACCACGACTTGCAAAAGAAAATACTGCAACGCGAACGCGAACTGGGCATGAAACCCGTACTTCCGGCATTTACCGGCCATGTTCCGGCTTCATTTAAAAAACATTTTCCGCATGCAAAGCTAAAGCGTACCAACTGGGGAAACGGTTTCGGCGATACCTACATTTTGAATGCCAACGATCCGCTATTTGCTGAAATCGGGAAAGAATTCCTGGAAGCGCAACAAAAAATATACGGAACCAACCATTTATATTCTGCCGATACGTTTAACGAAAACGAACCACCTTCAGACAAGCCTCAATACCTTTCGGAATTAAGCAGTAAAGTTTTTGAAGGAATGAAAGAAGCCGATCCCGACGCCGTTTGGGTGATGCAGGGTTGGTTGTTTTACAGTCATCGCCAGTTTTGGAAAGCTCCGCAAATAAAAGCATTGCTTGAAGCTGTTCCCAACAATAAGATGATCATTCTGGACCTGGCTGCCGAAATTGAGCCGGTATGGAAGCGCACCCATGCATTTTACGGCAAGCAATGGATTTGGAACATGTTGCACAATTTCGGAGGTAATATCAGCATGTTTGGCCGTATCGAAAATGTAGCCACGCACCCTGCTGAAGCACTAAACGATACAACTTCGGGACAAATGAAAGGGATTGGCTTAACCATGGAAGGCATTGAGCAAAATCCGGTTTTGTATGAATTAATGATGGATAATACCTGGCGAAACACACCGATTGACCTGCAATACTGGCTGAAAAGCTATATCCGAAATCGTTATGGTGAGACGAACGCCGAACTGGAGAATGCCTGGAATATTTTAGTGAAAACGGTTTATAACGGAAAAGTAATACGCGACGGAGCCGAATCAATCATTGTAGCGCGGCCTACATTTGCAGGCTATCGTCGCTGGGCACGAACCAAACTGAATTATGCTCCGGAAGATCTACTTCCTGCCTGGGACTTATTCGTGAAACAAATTCCGGAATGCAAAAATTCCGACGGATTTCGATACGATTTGGTAGATGTCACGCGTCAGGTTCTGGCGAACTTTGCCTTGCCTGTACAACAGCAAATGGCGCTTGCGTACAGACACAACGACAAACAAAGTTTCAGGAAATACAGCATTCAGTTTCTGGATTTGATCGATGATATGGATCGCCTGCTTGCCACCCGCAAAGACTTTTTGCTGGGCCCCTGGCTTGCCGACGCCCGAAGCTGCGGACAAACTCCCGAAGAAAAAGCACTGTACGAAAAGAATGCCCGCGACCTGATTACACTCTGGGGAGACGACAACAGCCCGTTGCACGAATACAGCAACCGACAATGGAGCGGATTGTTAAGCGATTTTTATAAACCGCGCTGGATACAATTTATCGACAGTGTAACTAAAAACTGGGGACATTTCGACCAAAAGAAATTTGATGACGACATAAAACAATGGGAATGGAACTGGGTACAAAGTCACAAAGACTTTCCAACAGAAGCTCAGGGAAATGCAACCCAGGTTGTGAAAGAGTTATACAAAAAGTACCGCGCTCAAATTATTCCTTTAACAAAAATTCAACCTAAAATAGATTACAACTATTAA
- a CDS encoding GH92 family glycosyl hydrolase, whose amino-acid sequence MKNIKYILLICFIALLQLEARSQNHQFVNPLIGSEGPGNVFIGPSCPFGMIKPGPDNDVHANSGYSADTTKAIYGFSQVHVSGTGGGAKYGNVSVMPISGNFESVKQESFRDDEKVQLGYYAVRLKKWNIKTEITTSDRAAFYKFKYSSEGKNAVKIDLGRYLDETDIKNGRETQQFVGSEVEVVSDTEVRGYTKVRGGWNNGSAYTVYFAAVFDQPFSSFSTWKQQKFFPNQATQVDDGSKTGAMLFFNHLKNKSLNMKIGISFISSLKAKQNIDNEIADWQFDKVLTETQQKWDKILQRVEVDKDASPEKKTMLYTALYHTMLMPVDRTGENPLWENDGPYYDDFYAIWDTYRSSSPLITLLDPKRQVAIINALIDIYKHVGYMPDARSGNCNGRTQGGSNAEIVIADAFVKGLKGINYKEALNAMLKDAMYPPGGNEEKEGRGGLVDYNRLGYVSTDYVRSGNRTVEYSYDDYCLAMVAKGIKRNGEYWRFIKQSDNWQNLWRDIENNGSRGFIMPKDAQGKWVDSIQCRVNNGRINYLKYTPLSQDWPNCVCWWCGIFYEASSWEYSLSIPHDVATLIKKSGGKEAFLKRLNTFFDNGYYNVGNEPSFLSPDLYHWIGRPDLSNERIHQIIDANYNSRRDGIPGNDDSGAMSSWLAFHMMGLYPNAGQSYYLINAPYFKETTLHLPDGKDFTIKAKNLSDKNKYIKAVTLNGKPYEKAWIEHSDIIAGGTLVIEMGRTPSETWGKNQLPPSKPDDNKI is encoded by the coding sequence ATGAAAAATATAAAATACATTCTTTTAATTTGCTTTATCGCGCTTTTACAATTGGAGGCAAGAAGCCAAAACCATCAATTTGTAAATCCTCTGATTGGCTCTGAAGGGCCGGGAAATGTGTTCATTGGACCTTCGTGTCCTTTTGGAATGATTAAGCCCGGGCCCGACAACGATGTACATGCCAACAGTGGTTATTCAGCCGATACAACCAAAGCCATTTACGGATTCAGCCAGGTGCATGTAAGTGGCACGGGCGGAGGAGCCAAATACGGCAATGTTTCGGTAATGCCCATTTCCGGTAATTTCGAATCGGTTAAGCAGGAATCGTTTCGCGACGATGAAAAAGTTCAGTTGGGTTATTACGCTGTCCGGCTAAAAAAATGGAATATCAAAACCGAAATTACGACGTCCGACAGAGCCGCCTTTTACAAATTCAAATACAGCTCGGAAGGGAAGAATGCCGTAAAAATAGATTTGGGAAGATACCTGGATGAAACCGACATAAAAAATGGCCGCGAAACGCAGCAATTTGTCGGTTCCGAAGTGGAAGTAGTTTCCGATACCGAAGTGCGGGGCTACACAAAAGTCAGGGGCGGATGGAACAACGGCAGCGCCTATACCGTTTATTTTGCAGCTGTTTTCGACCAGCCATTCAGCAGTTTTTCTACCTGGAAACAGCAGAAATTCTTTCCCAATCAGGCAACGCAGGTTGACGACGGAAGCAAAACCGGGGCAATGCTCTTTTTCAATCATCTAAAAAACAAATCGCTGAATATGAAAATTGGCATTTCATTTATCAGCAGCCTGAAAGCGAAACAAAACATTGATAACGAAATTGCGGATTGGCAATTCGATAAAGTACTCACCGAAACGCAACAAAAGTGGGATAAGATTTTGCAACGTGTAGAGGTCGATAAAGATGCTTCGCCGGAAAAGAAAACCATGCTTTATACAGCATTGTACCATACTATGTTAATGCCGGTTGACCGCACGGGAGAGAATCCTCTTTGGGAAAACGATGGCCCGTATTACGACGACTTTTACGCTATTTGGGACACTTACCGGTCTTCGAGCCCGCTGATAACCTTGCTTGATCCGAAACGCCAGGTAGCTATTATTAACGCGCTGATAGATATATACAAACACGTTGGTTACATGCCCGACGCCCGAAGTGGAAATTGCAACGGAAGAACGCAGGGCGGCTCTAATGCCGAAATTGTGATTGCCGATGCTTTTGTAAAAGGACTGAAAGGCATCAACTACAAAGAGGCACTCAATGCCATGTTGAAAGATGCCATGTATCCTCCGGGTGGCAATGAGGAAAAAGAAGGCCGGGGTGGTTTGGTCGACTACAACCGCCTGGGCTATGTTTCCACTGACTATGTACGCTCCGGAAACCGCACGGTGGAATACTCTTACGACGATTACTGCTTAGCCATGGTTGCGAAAGGAATCAAGCGAAACGGTGAATACTGGCGTTTCATTAAGCAGTCGGACAACTGGCAAAACCTGTGGCGAGATATTGAGAACAATGGTTCGCGAGGCTTTATTATGCCGAAAGATGCGCAAGGTAAGTGGGTGGATAGTATTCAGTGTCGTGTTAATAATGGCCGTATTAATTATTTGAAATATACGCCTTTGTCGCAAGACTGGCCCAATTGTGTATGCTGGTGGTGTGGTATTTTTTACGAAGCCAGTTCATGGGAATATTCCCTTTCAATTCCGCACGATGTGGCTACGCTCATCAAAAAATCGGGAGGAAAAGAGGCTTTCTTAAAACGATTGAATACGTTTTTCGACAACGGGTATTATAATGTTGGCAACGAACCATCTTTTTTAAGTCCCGATTTATACCATTGGATTGGCAGACCGGACTTAAGCAACGAACGCATTCATCAGATTATCGATGCAAATTACAACAGCAGAAGAGACGGAATTCCCGGGAATGATGACTCCGGTGCCATGTCGTCGTGGCTGGCATTTCATATGATGGGCCTATATCCCAATGCCGGGCAATCGTATTACCTCATTAACGCTCCTTATTTTAAAGAAACAACGCTGCACCTACCTGATGGGAAAGATTTTACTATCAAAGCAAAAAACCTGTCGGATAAAAACAAATACATAAAAGCAGTAACACTTAACGGGAAACCTTACGAGAAAGCATGGATTGAACACAGCGATATTATAGCCGGTGGCACTTTGGTTATTGAAATGGGACGAACACCATCAGAAACATGGGGAAAGAACCAACTTCCGCCATCGAAACCGGATGACAACAAAATTTAA
- a CDS encoding glycoside hydrolase domain-containing protein, producing the protein MGSLAVLMKIGLFQMNGGTEENPAYQIGSPIFDKVIIHLNPEYYPGKTFEIECNNNTPDNVFVRTIQLNNAPVKLYAITHEDIVNGGILKLEMANSRPPTELVHN; encoded by the coding sequence ATGGGAAGTCTGGCTGTGTTAATGAAAATTGGATTGTTTCAAATGAACGGCGGAACAGAAGAAAACCCGGCATACCAGATTGGAAGCCCCATTTTCGACAAAGTCATCATTCATCTGAATCCGGAATATTATCCGGGAAAAACCTTTGAGATCGAATGCAACAACAATACCCCTGACAATGTATTTGTGAGGACGATTCAGTTAAATAATGCGCCTGTAAAATTGTATGCAATAACACATGAGGATATTGTAAACGGAGGGATATTAAAACTGGAAATGGCTAATAGCAGGCCGCCAACGGAACTTGTACATAATTGA